In the bacterium genome, GCACATCCCGGGCGATCACCAGGAACACATACCAATAGGGCAGCTGTCGATAGGCTGCCAGAAAAAGGAGTGTGACTCCCACGGTGATCTTGTCCAGCAGAGGATCCAGAATCCGTCCCAGAAAGGAGCGTTGATCCAGTCTACGCGCCAAATATCCGTCGAGAAAATCAGTGGCGCCCGAGAGCGCGAGGAATAGAAGCGCCAGGACGTTGCCCGAGTGAGTCTGCAGCGTGATAGCCCAGCAAATCAGGGGCAGAAAAAGCAAACGCGACAGCGAGAGCAGATTGGCCAAACTCCATGTGTGCGGGTCTTTTTTAATCAATTGAAAGATTTCCGAATGCATCCTATCCCTTAGGTAAAGACTTTGACAGCATCCCAGATCAACGAGGGCTTTTTCAGCAGGGCGTGTTTAAATATATTGATAATCGTTCTCTTTTCAAACGGCAAATTTAACACCGTGTCGGCCAGCAGATTGAGACGATCGTCGTCCAGGGAAAACATGGCCTGTTTCAACCGAAAGGCGCGGGCCTGTCTCACCCCTTCGGTCTGCTGCCAGGTTTTCTCATATTCGCGCAACCGTTCGGCCGAACAGTCGTTCTCTTGAACCGCCTGGCCGGCGATTTTGCCGGCCAAACGGCCGGCGATCAGGGCGTTGACAATGCCGCCGCCGGTGAGGGGATTGACCTGATGAGCCGCGTCGCCGGCCAGCATCAACCGGTCGTTGA is a window encoding:
- a CDS encoding CDP-alcohol phosphatidyltransferase family protein is translated as MHSEIFQLIKKDPHTWSLANLLSLSRLLFLPLICWAITLQTHSGNVLALLFLALSGATDFLDGYLARRLDQRSFLGRILDPLLDKITVGVTLLFLAAYRQLPYWYVFLVIARDVLILTAAASLVKHIKAVAESNYLGKWTLGSFLIVIMTYILNWSPYQLIALWVSSLLVPATLFSYLKKFWQLLQTDQN